One window of Paenibacillus albicereus genomic DNA carries:
- the fumC gene encoding class II fumarate hydratase: MTEYRIEKDTMGEIKVPADKLWGAQTQRSRQNFKIGWEKMPLEIVKAMTIVKKASAQANAKLGVLEPEKAEAICRASDEILAGKHDEEFPLVVWQTGSGTQTNMNCNEVIARRANQLLEEAGSSARIHPNDDVNRSQSSNDTFPAAMHIAAVIAVQTRLLPALETLKATLHDKSVQFDDIVKIGRTHLQDATPITLGQEISGWEAMLEKSSWMLTSSTDAIRELALGGTAVGTGINAHPDYAVQVAAEVAEITGHNFVTASNKFHSLTSHDQIVWVHGAIKGLAADLMKIANDVRWLASGPRSGIGEITIPENEPGSSIMPGKVNPTQAEAITMVACQVMGNDAAIGFAASQGNFELNVFKPVIAYNFLQSVVLLSDSMLSFNEHCAVGIEPNRETLQRNLDQSLMLVTALNPHIGYENAAKIAKQAHKDGTTLKESAVKSGLLTSEQFDEWVRPEKMTGKR; this comes from the coding sequence ATGACGGAATATCGGATTGAAAAGGATACGATGGGCGAGATCAAGGTTCCGGCGGACAAGCTGTGGGGCGCGCAGACGCAGCGCAGCCGCCAGAACTTCAAGATCGGCTGGGAGAAGATGCCGCTCGAGATCGTCAAGGCGATGACGATCGTCAAGAAGGCGTCCGCGCAGGCGAACGCCAAGCTCGGCGTGCTGGAGCCGGAAAAGGCCGAGGCGATCTGCCGCGCGTCCGACGAGATTCTCGCCGGCAAGCATGACGAAGAGTTCCCGCTCGTCGTCTGGCAGACCGGCAGCGGCACGCAGACGAACATGAACTGCAACGAGGTCATCGCCCGCCGCGCGAACCAGCTGCTCGAGGAAGCAGGCTCGTCCGCGCGCATCCATCCGAACGACGACGTCAACCGTTCCCAGAGCTCCAACGACACGTTCCCGGCGGCGATGCACATCGCGGCGGTCATCGCCGTGCAGACGCGCCTGCTCCCTGCGCTCGAGACGCTGAAGGCGACGCTGCACGACAAGAGCGTGCAGTTCGACGACATCGTCAAGATCGGCCGCACGCATCTGCAGGACGCGACGCCGATCACGCTCGGCCAGGAGATCAGCGGCTGGGAAGCGATGCTGGAGAAGTCCAGCTGGATGCTGACGAGCAGCACCGACGCGATCCGCGAGCTGGCGCTCGGCGGCACGGCGGTCGGCACGGGCATCAACGCCCACCCGGACTATGCGGTGCAGGTCGCGGCCGAGGTGGCCGAGATCACGGGCCACAACTTCGTCACCGCCTCCAACAAGTTCCACTCGCTCACGTCGCATGACCAGATCGTCTGGGTGCATGGCGCGATCAAAGGCCTCGCGGCCGATCTGATGAAGATCGCCAACGACGTGCGCTGGCTGGCGAGCGGCCCGCGCAGCGGCATCGGCGAGATCACGATTCCCGAGAACGAGCCGGGCAGCTCCATCATGCCGGGCAAGGTCAACCCGACCCAGGCGGAAGCGATCACGATGGTCGCCTGCCAGGTCATGGGCAACGACGCGGCGATCGGCTTCGCGGCCAGCCAGGGCAACTTCGAGCTGAACGTGTTCAAGCCGGTCATCGCCTACAACTTCCTGCAATCCGTCGTGCTGCTGTCCGACTCGATGCTGTCGTTCAACGAGCATTGCGCCGTGGGCATCGAGCCGAACCGCGAGACGCTGCAGCGCAACCTCGACCAGTCGCTCATGCTGGTGACGGCGCTCAACCCGCATATCGGCTACGAGAACGCCGCCAAGATCGCCAAGCAGGCGCACAAGGACGGCACGACGCTCAAAGAGAGCGCGGTCAAGAGCGGCCTGCTCACCTCCGAGCAGTTCGACGAGTGGGTGCGTCCGGAGAAGATGACCGGCAAGCGCTGA
- a CDS encoding bifunctional 2-keto-4-hydroxyglutarate aldolase/2-keto-3-deoxy-6-phosphogluconate aldolase gives MLNKLRVTGAVAEAGVVAVLRADSAEEVVRMARHAVKGGIKAIEITMTVPGALRAIEQLASEYSSQADPDSDKYAIIGVGTVLDPETARAAILAGAEFVVAPAFNPDTIKLCNRYAVPIMPGTMTIHEIQSALELGVDIVKLFPGSVYEPSVISAIKGPLPQANVMPTGGVSLGNLREWVKAGAVAVGIGGDLTKEAVRTGDFSSIERQAQAYVQAYRDAKAE, from the coding sequence ATGCTGAACAAGTTGAGAGTGACCGGAGCGGTCGCGGAAGCGGGCGTCGTGGCGGTGCTGCGGGCCGACTCCGCCGAGGAGGTCGTCCGCATGGCGCGCCATGCGGTCAAGGGCGGCATCAAGGCGATCGAGATCACGATGACGGTGCCGGGCGCGCTGCGCGCGATCGAGCAGCTGGCGTCGGAGTATTCCAGCCAGGCCGATCCCGACTCGGACAAGTACGCGATCATCGGCGTCGGCACGGTGCTCGATCCGGAGACGGCGCGCGCGGCGATTCTCGCCGGAGCGGAGTTCGTCGTCGCCCCGGCGTTCAATCCGGACACGATCAAGCTCTGCAACCGCTACGCGGTGCCGATCATGCCGGGCACGATGACGATCCACGAGATCCAGAGCGCGCTCGAGCTCGGCGTCGACATCGTCAAGCTGTTCCCGGGCAGCGTCTACGAGCCGAGCGTCATCTCGGCGATCAAGGGGCCGCTGCCGCAGGCGAACGTCATGCCGACCGGCGGGGTGTCGCTGGGCAACCTGCGCGAGTGGGTCAAGGCCGGAGCGGTGGCGGTCGGCATCGGCGGCGACCTGACCAAGGAAGCGGTCCGGACGGGCGACTTCTCGTCGATCGAGCGGCAAGCGCAGGCGTACGTGCAGGCCTATCGCGACGCCAAGGCGGAGTGA
- the map gene encoding type I methionyl aminopeptidase has product MAEWKSEEEIGCIRRAGQVVAECHDELRRRIAPGVTTLEIDRFVERLMAERGAKPAQKGYCGYPFATCASVNEVVCHGFPDSIPLQEGDLVTIDMVADVDGWKADSAWTYSIGKPQPAAARLMEAARRAMLRGVAECRAGRRIGDIGAAIVQEARAHGCSVVSAFAGHGIGRSIHEGPEVGHTGIAGSGARLEPGMVLTVEPILVAGDGKVWIDRDGWTARTRDRSWSAQYEHTIAVTEQGPMILTCLQSAAGHAVIP; this is encoded by the coding sequence ATGGCGGAATGGAAATCGGAAGAGGAAATCGGCTGCATCCGCAGAGCCGGACAGGTCGTGGCCGAGTGCCATGACGAGCTGCGCCGAAGGATCGCTCCGGGCGTGACGACGCTGGAGATCGACCGCTTCGTCGAAAGGCTGATGGCCGAGCGCGGAGCCAAGCCGGCGCAGAAGGGCTATTGCGGCTATCCGTTCGCGACATGCGCGTCGGTCAACGAGGTCGTCTGCCACGGCTTTCCGGACTCGATCCCGCTGCAGGAGGGAGACCTCGTCACGATCGACATGGTGGCCGACGTCGACGGCTGGAAAGCCGATTCGGCCTGGACGTATTCGATCGGCAAGCCTCAGCCGGCGGCCGCGCGCCTGATGGAGGCGGCCCGGCGGGCGATGCTGCGCGGCGTCGCCGAGTGCCGGGCCGGACGGAGGATCGGCGATATCGGCGCGGCGATCGTCCAGGAAGCGCGAGCGCACGGCTGCTCGGTCGTGTCGGCGTTCGCCGGCCACGGCATCGGCCGTTCCATCCACGAGGGGCCGGAGGTCGGCCACACAGGCATCGCAGGCAGCGGCGCGCGGCTCGAGCCCGGCATGGTGCTCACCGTCGAGCCGATCCTCGTGGCCGGCGACGGCAAGGTGTGGATCGACCGCGACGGTTGGACGGCGCGCACGCGCGACCGCTCCTGGTCGGCCCAATACGAGCATACGATCGCGGTGACGGAGCAGGGGCCGATGATCCTCACCTGCTTGCAAAGCGCGGCGGGCCATGCGGTTATCCCCTGA
- a CDS encoding chemotaxis protein CheB: MSRINPEPAQEATMAKVGDSVRVVGIGASAGGLEGLKSFFQHVSPESGLAFVVIQHLSPDHKSLMNEILSLYTPMTIHVVRDGMEVEPNTIYLIPPRKTMKLRRGHLWLAEPHPDEIHYPIDHFFYSLASDSASQAIAVVLSGTGTDGTRGISTIKRAGGVVFAQNGETAKFDGMPSSAIETGYVDYVLAPEKIAAKLRLPHSLVPSVTHVFSSKSGEGDKSEAAVALILEKVRERTNIDFSFYKRNSLLRRMEKRMAEIGCSSLEDYAERIRDEPDEIYELRQDLLIHVTHFFRDTEAFHVIRDAVLPKLLRQKAGAASPELRIWTAGCSTGEEAYSIGMLVAEALAAEGLADRVHVRIFATDVDKQSIDYANHGVYPLTIESTVGQERLERFFVRHGDTYQVTRELRRMIVFAPHNLTKDPPFSNLDLITCRNMLIYLQPEMQQKVLSLFNFALASGGYLFLGPSETIGRLDHLFETTSSKWNIFKQKQKSRKLSAAPQMLLEGGRSVNAGADGRDRRRASMGSDIQENRRQNHFYSTYVNEHMLPSLLIDEHLEVQHVTGNIQPFLSPTEGKPSWNLHKILDPALAISIVTALQQIRTDRIEEVRFRDLVIRTPHGQELVHVVVRPFTRSASAFSSYSLVIFQKSDDPVEEGGKRIDLDESVRRQMVWLEQQLRMTEDKLQTAIEELEASNEELQSTNEELIASNEELQSTNEELQAVNEELVTINSEYQFKIQELTELNNDMDLFLVSTKIGTIFLDTQFCIRRFTPAVTKEINLLDVDIGRPFHHISHQFYYDGFIEDASRVLQSLRSLEKEIKSRGGKWYKMRMMPYRTLEHLTKGVIITLVDITELKEMNEELLRLSYAIEQSPSLMVISDLGGKVVYANTPYLELAGDTPEGVQSRHLEELDDWQASGVAFSDIWSRLQEGEVWEGELAGRRTDGELYWEQAKFLPIVKRGEVIHYMKLSENITDRKETEEMLRKSEMLGAVGQLAAGIAHEIRNPLTSLKGFTKLMQEDNRRNYISIMAMELERIEQIVSELLVLSKPQAVDFHAVSLGAVLRDVIMLIEAQAIMSNVQLVLELPEEELYVLGVANQLKQVFINLIKNGIEAMGAGGVIRVETEAGEGGMIWTRVIDEGGGIPQEKLAKLGEPFFSTKAKGTGLGLVMTYKIVENHHGKLYYESEMGKGTVGHVGLPLLQADAGAGEQGQAG, translated from the coding sequence GTGTCGCGTATCAACCCCGAGCCGGCTCAGGAGGCAACGATGGCGAAGGTCGGCGATTCGGTCCGTGTCGTAGGCATCGGAGCTTCGGCAGGAGGACTGGAAGGCCTCAAAAGCTTCTTTCAGCACGTCAGCCCCGAGAGCGGACTCGCTTTTGTCGTCATCCAGCATCTGTCGCCCGACCATAAGAGCCTGATGAATGAAATCCTGTCTCTGTATACGCCGATGACCATCCATGTCGTGCGGGACGGCATGGAGGTCGAGCCCAATACGATCTATCTGATTCCGCCGCGCAAGACGATGAAGCTGCGCCGGGGCCATTTGTGGCTGGCGGAGCCCCATCCCGACGAGATCCACTATCCGATCGACCATTTCTTCTACTCGCTGGCATCGGACTCCGCCTCGCAAGCGATCGCGGTCGTGCTCTCGGGCACGGGCACGGACGGCACGCGCGGCATCTCGACGATCAAGCGCGCGGGGGGCGTCGTGTTCGCCCAGAACGGCGAGACGGCCAAGTTCGACGGCATGCCGAGCAGCGCGATCGAGACGGGCTACGTGGACTACGTGCTCGCTCCGGAGAAGATCGCGGCCAAGCTCCGCCTGCCCCATTCGCTCGTGCCGAGCGTCACGCACGTGTTCTCATCCAAGAGCGGCGAAGGGGACAAGTCCGAGGCCGCTGTCGCGCTCATTCTCGAAAAGGTGAGAGAGCGGACGAACATCGACTTCAGCTTCTACAAGCGGAACAGCCTGCTCCGCCGGATGGAGAAGCGGATGGCGGAAATCGGCTGCTCGTCGCTCGAGGACTACGCCGAGCGCATCCGCGACGAGCCGGACGAGATTTACGAGCTTCGCCAGGACCTGCTCATCCACGTGACGCATTTCTTCCGCGACACGGAGGCGTTCCATGTCATTCGGGATGCGGTACTGCCCAAGCTGCTGCGGCAAAAGGCGGGGGCCGCCTCGCCCGAGCTGCGCATCTGGACCGCAGGCTGCTCGACCGGCGAAGAAGCCTACTCGATCGGCATGCTCGTTGCGGAAGCGCTCGCCGCCGAGGGGCTGGCGGACCGCGTCCACGTCCGCATCTTCGCCACGGACGTCGACAAGCAGTCGATCGATTACGCCAATCACGGCGTTTATCCTCTGACGATCGAGTCGACGGTCGGCCAGGAGCGGCTGGAGCGATTTTTCGTCCGCCACGGCGATACGTACCAGGTGACGCGCGAGCTGCGCCGCATGATCGTCTTCGCTCCGCATAATCTGACCAAGGATCCGCCGTTCAGCAACCTCGACCTCATCACCTGTCGCAACATGCTCATCTACCTGCAGCCGGAAATGCAGCAGAAGGTGCTGTCCCTGTTCAACTTCGCGCTGGCGTCGGGCGGATATTTGTTCCTCGGCCCGAGCGAGACGATCGGCCGGCTGGACCATCTGTTCGAGACGACGAGCAGCAAGTGGAACATCTTCAAGCAAAAGCAGAAATCGCGGAAGCTGTCGGCGGCGCCGCAAATGCTGCTCGAAGGCGGCCGCAGCGTGAACGCCGGAGCGGACGGCCGGGATCGCCGCCGGGCGTCGATGGGCTCGGACATCCAGGAGAACCGGCGCCAGAACCATTTCTACAGCACGTACGTCAACGAGCACATGCTGCCCTCGCTGCTGATCGACGAGCATCTGGAGGTGCAGCACGTGACGGGAAATATCCAGCCGTTCCTCTCGCCGACGGAGGGCAAGCCGTCCTGGAACCTGCACAAGATCCTCGATCCCGCGCTCGCCATCTCGATCGTGACGGCGCTGCAGCAGATCCGGACGGACCGCATAGAGGAAGTGCGGTTCCGCGATCTCGTCATCCGGACGCCGCATGGGCAGGAGCTCGTGCACGTCGTCGTCCGCCCCTTCACGCGCTCCGCCTCGGCGTTCAGCTCGTACAGCCTCGTCATTTTCCAGAAATCGGACGATCCGGTCGAGGAGGGCGGCAAGCGAATCGATCTGGACGAGAGCGTGCGGCGTCAGATGGTATGGCTCGAGCAGCAGCTGCGGATGACGGAGGACAAGCTCCAGACGGCGATCGAGGAGCTGGAGGCGTCCAACGAAGAGCTGCAGAGCACCAACGAGGAGCTCATCGCCTCGAACGAGGAGCTGCAGAGCACCAACGAGGAGCTGCAGGCGGTCAACGAGGAGCTCGTCACGATCAACTCGGAATACCAGTTCAAGATCCAGGAGCTGACCGAGCTCAACAACGACATGGACCTGTTCCTCGTCAGCACGAAGATCGGCACGATCTTCCTCGACACGCAGTTCTGCATCCGGCGCTTCACCCCCGCGGTGACCAAGGAGATCAACCTGCTCGACGTCGACATCGGGCGGCCGTTTCACCACATCTCCCATCAGTTCTACTATGACGGCTTCATCGAGGACGCCTCCCGCGTGCTGCAGTCGCTGCGCTCCCTGGAGAAGGAGATCAAGAGCCGCGGCGGCAAATGGTACAAGATGCGCATGATGCCGTACCGGACGCTGGAGCATCTGACCAAAGGCGTCATCATCACGCTCGTCGACATCACCGAGCTCAAGGAGATGAACGAGGAGCTGCTCCGGCTCTCCTACGCCATCGAGCAGAGCCCGAGCCTGATGGTCATCTCCGATCTCGGCGGCAAGGTCGTCTACGCCAACACCCCGTACCTGGAGCTGGCCGGCGATACGCCGGAGGGCGTGCAGAGCCGGCATCTGGAGGAGCTCGACGACTGGCAGGCGAGCGGAGTCGCGTTTTCCGACATCTGGTCGCGCCTGCAGGAGGGCGAGGTCTGGGAGGGAGAGCTCGCCGGCCGCCGCACGGACGGGGAGCTCTATTGGGAGCAGGCCAAGTTCCTCCCGATCGTCAAGCGCGGCGAGGTCATCCATTACATGAAGTTGTCCGAGAACATCACCGACCGCAAGGAGACGGAGGAGATGCTGCGCAAGTCGGAGATGCTCGGCGCCGTCGGCCAGCTCGCCGCGGGCATCGCGCACGAGATCCGCAATCCGCTCACGTCGCTCAAGGGCTTCACCAAGCTGATGCAGGAGGACAACCGCCGCAACTACATCTCGATCATGGCGATGGAGCTCGAGCGGATCGAGCAGATCGTCAGCGAGCTGCTCGTGCTGTCCAAGCCGCAGGCGGTCGACTTCCACGCCGTCTCGCTCGGCGCGGTGCTGCGCGACGTCATCATGCTCATCGAGGCGCAGGCGATCATGAGCAACGTGCAGCTCGTGCTGGAGCTGCCGGAGGAGGAGCTGTACGTGCTCGGCGTCGCCAATCAGCTCAAGCAGGTGTTCATCAACCTCATCAAGAACGGCATCGAGGCGATGGGGGCCGGCGGCGTGATCCGCGTGGAGACGGAGGCCGGCGAGGGAGGCATGATCTGGACGCGCGTCATCGACGAGGGAGGCGGCATCCCGCAGGAGAAGCTGGCCAAGCTCGGCGAGCCGTTCTTCTCGACCAAGGCGAAGGGCACGGGCCTCGGCCTCGTCATGACATACAAGATCGTCGAGAACCATCACGGCAAGCTCTACTACGAGAGCGAGATGGGCAAAGGCACGGTCGGCCACGTCGGCCTGCCGCTGCTGCAGGCCGACGCAGGCGCGGGCGAGCAGGGGCAGGCGGGCTGA
- a CDS encoding cobalamin B12-binding domain-containing protein produces MSQLVIEDFSELLLSGNHAAAQELVRSWMDRGANQLSLFQQLFAPALAHIGGLGASGRISAADEQLACGVFQWLLCKVEQPNPEPPRSARKAPLPRAMLLGVEGEEHDHGLRMAASLFRERGWDTRQYGASLTLEQALASAIRWSPDLVCLTASKSDQLPALRTYAESFCQLPAGPAVLVSGRLARLLDLQPLLPRTIVARDYLELYAFLAETPASLEAYGARYAKDRLTTG; encoded by the coding sequence TTGAGCCAATTAGTCATCGAGGACTTTTCCGAGCTGCTGCTGTCCGGCAACCATGCCGCCGCCCAGGAGCTCGTCCGCAGCTGGATGGATCGCGGCGCCAACCAGCTCAGCCTGTTCCAGCAGCTGTTCGCTCCGGCGCTGGCGCATATCGGCGGCTTGGGGGCGAGCGGACGGATCAGCGCAGCGGACGAGCAGCTGGCCTGCGGCGTCTTCCAGTGGTTGCTCTGCAAGGTCGAGCAGCCCAATCCGGAGCCGCCGCGCAGCGCCAGGAAAGCTCCGCTTCCGAGGGCGATGCTGCTCGGAGTCGAGGGCGAGGAGCATGACCACGGCCTGCGCATGGCCGCCTCCCTGTTCCGCGAGCGCGGCTGGGATACCCGGCAGTATGGCGCCAGCCTGACGCTGGAGCAGGCGCTCGCGAGCGCTATTCGCTGGAGCCCGGACCTCGTCTGCCTGACGGCCTCCAAGTCCGACCAGCTGCCCGCCCTGCGCACGTACGCCGAATCGTTCTGCCAGCTGCCGGCCGGCCCGGCCGTCCTCGTAAGCGGCCGCCTGGCCCGCCTGCTGGACCTTCAGCCGCTCCTGCCCCGCACGATCGTCGCGCGGGACTACCTGGAGCTTTACGCCTTCCTCGCCGAGACGCCCGCCTCCTTGGAAGCGTACGGGGCCCGCTATGCGAAGGACAGGCTGACGACCGGGTGA